A segment of the Lolium perenne isolate Kyuss_39 chromosome 3, Kyuss_2.0, whole genome shotgun sequence genome:
caagtactctttactcgtaccgtggtatgtggtctcttatgaacttattcatatgcttgcaagacattagacgacattccaccgagagggcccagagtatatctatccgtcatcgggatggacaaatcccactgttgatccatatgcttcaactcatactttccagatacttaatcccacttttatagccacccatttacgcagtggtgtttggtgtaatcaaagtacctttccggtataagtgatttatatgatctcatggtcataaggactaggtaactatgtatcgaaagcttatagcaaataacttaatgacgagatcttatgctacgcttaaaagggtgtgtccattacatcattcatataatgatataaccttgttattaataacatccaatgttcatgattatgaaactaatcatccattaatcaacaagctagtttaagaggcatactagggacttcttgtttgtctacatatcacacatgtactaatgtttcggttaatacaattctagcatgatatataaacatttatcataaacataaagatataaataataaccactttattattgcctctagggcatatctccttcacaaagGGGGCAAAGGCCACAATTTGGCCATCCCCGCTTGGCCAACCGGTCGGCGGTCCAAATCCTATTTTGATTAACAAGCCAAGCGAAGAATTTGATCTTCGGCGGAGCCCAAACCTTCCAAACCGACTTGTAAAGGGGTGACATAGTGGACCCAAGGAATTGCACCTCATAAGCGGACTTAGAAGTGTAGCACCCATTCTCCGTGAGCCTCCAAGAGATATCATCCTCCGAGTTGTCATTGAGTTGGAAGTCTTGTAGTAGACTCCATAGGTCCACAAATTGGGACAGATGGTCAAAGGAGAAGTCTTGGTGGAAGTCAATTTTCCGCACCCAAGCATTGTCATGCAAGGCTTGCGCCACCTTCCAATTTTTCCGCTTGGAGGAGTCAAAAATCAAAGGCGCAATGTCGATAGGTCTCTTCCCCCCAAGCCACGGGGCATGCCAAAAAGGGGTTTTTCTCCCGTTTCCTACCGTGATGATAGTGGCGGCGTAGAAAATCTCCATGTCATGCTCCGAGCATGGGTTCCCGGATCCCGCCCAAATCTTCATAGGATCCTTCCACTCCAACCAAGATCAACGGAGGCGAAGGGCCGTCGCAAATTTATCCATGTGCAAGATGCCAAGGCCCCCAAGTTTCTTTGGCCGACAAACCAATTCCCAATTAACTTTACATTTTTCTCCCGTAGTGTGGTCCTTTGCGGACCAAAGGAAAGCGTGTTCGATCTTGTTGATGAAGGCAACTGTGCCCGCGGGGATGGAGAGCGGGGTTAGGTAGTAGATCGCTTGGGAGGCTATGACGGACTTCACAAGGGCGGCCCGTCCGGCCGTCGTGATGTATTTCCCATTCCAAGTGGGTAGCTTGCCGGCGCATTTATCCTCTAGGTGTTGAGTATCACCCCTCTTTAGGCACCTCACCGTAAGCGGAAGCCCAAGGTAACGTAGCGGGAAAGATTCCCTCACCGCGGGGATCCCGTGGAGGATGTCATCAAGGTCAAGGTTGCCACATCTAATGGGCACAACGGAGGTTTTGAGGAAGTTCGTGGAGAGCCCGGTGACCTTCCCGAAGTCATGGAGGATGGAAGTAAGGTTTTGGATGTCTTCCTTGATCGGAGCCATGAAGATGGCCGCATCGTCCGCATAAAGTGAGGTGCGAAGAATGTTTCCCCTCCCTTTCAACTTGTGAAGCTAACCATGGGTAGTCGCTTTCTCAGGGATTTGAGCAACGTATCAATGGCCAAGACGAAAAGGAGAGGCGAGAGGGGGTCCCCTTGCCGAAGCCCACGTCCATGTTTAATTGGTAGACCGGGCACCCCATTAAGTAGCACCCTTGAGGAGGCGGTGACTAGAAGTGCGACTATCCAATTCCGAAAGCGAACCGGGAAACCTTTTTTTTTCAAGAAGATCAACAAGATAACCCCAACGAACGGAGTCGAAAGATTTGCGGATGTCAAGCTTGAAGAGGAGAGCCGGGGTCTTGTTTCTATGGTGCTTTGCGGACTATCCAATTCCACTGCaccaatctatacctaataataaagggaggattgtttccttggtccaacacttttttggaccgatttaccctcccaccaaatcacataCAACACACTAATGTCATCGGATCCACGGGAACGAAAATTGAAAGACTGTTCGTTTTTTTTTTTCGCGACACCACCTTCCTCCACCCATAGAGGTCACGCAACCTCCTCACGAATAGATGAGATCTGTTGGATCCTGATTCCATCCGAAAGTCGAGCAAACGCCCGCGGCGATTTACTCACACTGCGTTAGGTACCCAGATTGCAGGCACAAAAAAGTGCCGGCAAAGGCACCAAAAGTGCCGGCAAAGATTTTTCAAGACACAAAAAAAAGTGCTGCTTTTATTCCAGTCGAGGTAGGTCTTTGCCGGCATTTTTAGAAAAGTGTCGTTAATTGTATTTTAAGGCACTTCCAAAACAGCCGCTAGTTAGTATTGCCAGCACTTTTGAAAGATGCCACAGAATCTTTTTGCTGGCACTTTCCAAAAATGCCATAGAATCTTTTTGCTGGCACTTTTCGAAAAATGTCACGAAATCTTCTTACTTGCACTTTTCTAGAGATACCATCTAAACTTTTTGCCGGCACTTTTAAAGGATGCCTACAATTACTTTTTCAGGCTTTTAATTCTGGTGCCGCTGTTTATTTTCTTAGGCATTTTTAAGGTTGCTATACTGCCTGCAAACATTCAAGCAATCTACAATCAAGCATACATCACACTCAGAAGTCAAGCAATGTTTAAAACcaatatttccaagaaatctaggTTTGAAACCAACATTTTGAAACATTCAAGGATTCACAATCCAGGCATCTAACTTACATGACCAACAAGGTTCATCTCCACATCATGAACAACATGATTTGAAACCATTAGATAAAATACACGACAGGGTTCATCTCCACATCATGAACAACATGGTTCATCTGCCGCCGAGGAAGAAAGTTGTCATGGAGTTTGGGCCCTGCCTCGCCGCGCGGCCAGAGGAAGTTGCGCCAGCTGCGCCATGCATCCGACGCCGCAGCCAGGTTCCCGTCCCCGACGCCAAACCCTCTTCCTCGTCGAGCAGGATTTACCAGAGCACCGCTGAGCGCACCCTCCGCCCACCCTCCTGCAGTTCACTTAAAATGTTCCAAGTCCTTCATCCTtttgatagtaaatatgaagataAAACACCCACAGGATAACTGTGCTTGGATCCTACAGAATGTATGTTCAGAATTAGAGCTAAACTGAGTAGCTGAGAACACAATAAATCCAATTCATGTTTGATTGTGTAACTGTAACATGTCCCTAAGCAGTAAGCAATACAACGATCACCTATAGCCTGTCAGGTTTGTTTACTTTTCCACAATATAAACCAAGTGCAGCCTCTAAGAATAGTTCGACATCTTCATGAGATATCTTCTTCAATCGAAGTAGCTTGGTCATGTATACCAGCTTTTTTAAATCTTCTActtcctccggttcatattaatgtaTACCAGCTTTTTTAAATCTTCTACTTCAGTTTTACACGTGCAATTTAAAGGAAGGCAAACATGCATGGAGAAGGTGAAAAAACTACTTCATGCTAAAAAAAAATCATATCAGAATGGACCGAAATGCAATACATCAAGAGTTCACACCGCATACCACTGTGCACACAACGACATGAATTCATGGAGATTCTTCACACCGCATAACACTTTCTATCTTAAAGAGTGAACAATAGTCACAACCATTGAAAACCTTGAATAAATAAATTAATTAGTCAGGGCAGGACACACAGGTTTGAAATTTCATTATGATCATTTTAAAAAGCATGTGAAAACAGAAACTGACTAAATATGGTAAGTATATAAGTCATAGCTAACCTTACTAAATTGTTTTTGTGAAGAGGACTAAGAAAGCAAGCGATGTTGCTTGATGTATTGATCGTTTCTTCTTGAGAAAATTATCTACAGATCTATTGGATGTCCTTTAGTTTTTGTTCATGTAAGTCATGGTTACAGCTCTGCTATTTTTGTACTAATCGAAGGAATATAAGAATTAACGAATAGCCTTTTCCAGGATGAAAAATATGGCTCCACTATCTAAGCTTAACATAACCGATGAGATCTTTTGATATTCAAACAAATTGACCGAAGTGCAAAACATCAACATATATCTGTAGAGATTGCTCCACTTGTCGTGCATCAAAAATCATCTATCAAATACAATCATCTATCAAAAACAGATATATGGTGAAGGATTTAAATAAGAATACAAATTATTTAAATACTGTTTGCATGCATGCATTATCTGCATGTATTTCTTTCGATTCATTATGAGGTGGGAGTAGCTCAAAATTGAATTTAAGAAGCACAGTAGACATCCCTGATAAGAGGACTTACATCTGACATATAGAATGAAAAAGGGACCATGAGTTGCCAGGAAGCAGGAACGAAGCAGTGAACTTAGGATGAATTGAACCTTTTGCTGAAAAGAATGGTGAACTCATCTGTCAAAAGAAATGAACATCATTGAGAAAAATGCAATAACGCACAAGAGTAGGAAAAATCACAAAAGTAAAGCTAACTTGGAATCAAAGGTGCACTTTTGCATTGTTAACTACATTTCTCCGAGTGATGTTAAATGAAACCACCACATGGACGAAATACACTCCCAAAAATATATATGTGAGCTTGTCATTAGAAAGAAGAGAACTTATATTTTTTCTGAGACATATATCTATGAACAGAGGATAGTTTTTGTCAGAAATTCACAGCTCTACCTCTTTAAACTTCACATGTCCCTCACTCTGAACATCACGTCATAGAATAGCTCTTTGAAACAAAATAGCCCACCGCCTAGCAGAATTGCAAAATAGTAAAATAAGCATAGAACAAAACAGTTGGAGGAATAAGAACAAATGCACCCACTGTACCACCGACCCACGGTGTATCATCACAAAAAAAACTGAAAGCCAATGGAAAAGTGAACTGTCGGACATACAAAAATGACTTATTGGGCGCCGCATTGGGCCTCTGCATTTtatacatagagaaaaaattGTCCTTGTCAAGTTGCATTTTATAAAAAAAAAGTTGCATGCACCTCCACTTGCAATACCGAAAAAATGTTTGAGAACATAAGCTATTTAAGATTGAAAGAAATACTCGTTCTAAGTTAAATACCTACTATGCCTCCATTTTGTAGAAGTGGTTGACTTGATAAGTCTTCTTGCTAtaaaattcaaattctataagcCAACCAGCAACAAAGCATCACACATATTTCCACTTGTTACCATATTGTTTAACTGAATAACAGTACCAGGAAACCCTTGTAACAGGCAAGCTCTTCCGCTTCGGAGACTCCAGCTGTTGATGGGTATCTATTTGTTCAGAAAGATAAACATAGAAACCATGTTTAGCTTATTTAAATTCTTGCATGAGAACAAGAAAATTGGTTCAATTCATCCTAAGTTAATTTCCTTGGTCCTCATATTTTATTCATACATGAGAAGATTACACAAAACAACAACATAAGCTAGTCATGAAGATCAAACAAGTGGCAGCGATCCGCACTATCATTAGTTTCGGATAAGATGACCAAGCTATTAGCAGAAAGTACCTAGCATTAAGATAATTTTGTTGATCTAAAAAATATTAAGCTAATTTTGTGGTATAACCTGCACACAAAAAGCAACTTATGTTAGCCTTGCTAGCTAGCTCACAGGTAGTGTAGTGTGTGGGAAGTGGTCTGGTTTTGTGATGCTGCCAAAAGCTTCATGCATCTTATATTGCATAGTGCTATTTATAGGATACAAGCTAGGTACAAGATGTAGATTTCTAAAGCCTTCTAGAGCTTTCTACTGCTATCCTTTTATAGCTATCTACTAGTAGAGTTATCCACAGTGTTCTACTGGCTAAGACTTACATATGTAATATACTCCTAGAACATACTAGAACATACCAGCACCTACAGTACTACTAGAAGGTACTAGCTAACTCCTGAGCAAGAATTACTGTAACAACTTAAACTAAAAGAAATTTTGGAGTATCACCAGTGCACAAAGAATTTTCAGA
Coding sequences within it:
- the LOC127340827 gene encoding uncharacterized protein isoform X2, with the protein product MTLQRRASWCSSHLKQGTWNNGTFVLRGQGTKRSRIRRYPEQNLQVQAGQILIYFIYPSTAGVSEAEELACYKGFLQEDLSSQPLLQNGGIVGGGLFCFKELFYDVMFRVRDM